From Parasphaerochaeta coccoides DSM 17374, a single genomic window includes:
- a CDS encoding AraC family transcriptional regulator — protein MHLFETATQKQLLSYGQIALDSDVLYINTITNSVKDIFDSISFDSQISKLLNYESIQASDLYLGLQRLRTYADSNVFIDSIYIYNRSDDTIYVSSPNALEAVYSPSDFYDEGASDLMEHYSAYKNMQPIFRRIEVTYPDESVSSYVSFIRYNTLKPTNHSDVVMINVKLDIFSQLLSSVPENNNRLLLFADSAGWYEVIAGSRASYSEHTIETVLQKLNEGSFDIRLEDKHYIVCSQRVMSSAIHIVLIADESTMSTITQAKGYSHSLMLLALLFAVCIIATISVIKRIIRINALHKSTMANLQKEKLELSFENKRRQILVYFHGNSSEEISDNDMADLCGLIGHENNASLRTVLILLSINSYHSKISLRYERVKDRNVLKYDICKTAEEVMSGFQVVCSTFDDNENCFFVVQKMEDQCGLIEALANVSNFIKEKYSVTATIFVSADTEFSKLPSSYAELSKHLPYKTLYEPGSIITSDMLDAREMFTCSIPDVLSRRLSQNILQLNVAMAILDLKEILEIISKGSYKSFQLNLFQLVVDLDDVLSKLQVNNGIEKTIYIDVLLYNLTSFETLDSIYKAFEAVILQAEQIVMQNKNSHQANIITQMQDIIRNNYFMKDFSIVIVSEQIGMNASYLGKLFKRSTGLTFIEFLHEERMAAACNLLETTDMKIVEIVSTVGYSDVPYFYKLFKKVNGCTPMSYRQKH, from the coding sequence ATGCATTTATTTGAAACGGCAACTCAAAAGCAATTGTTGTCTTATGGGCAAATTGCTCTTGATAGCGATGTCCTATACATCAATACAATTACAAACTCAGTCAAGGACATTTTTGATAGCATCAGTTTTGACTCCCAGATATCCAAATTGCTGAATTATGAATCAATCCAGGCCAGTGATCTTTATCTTGGTTTGCAACGCCTGAGAACCTATGCCGACTCTAATGTTTTCATCGACTCGATTTATATCTATAACCGTAGCGATGATACCATCTATGTATCCTCTCCCAACGCTTTAGAGGCAGTGTATTCTCCTTCGGATTTCTATGATGAAGGGGCTTCGGATTTAATGGAGCATTACTCTGCTTATAAAAATATGCAGCCAATCTTCAGAAGGATCGAGGTCACGTATCCCGATGAATCAGTTTCTTCGTATGTCAGCTTCATACGGTATAATACATTGAAGCCGACGAACCATTCTGATGTTGTGATGATTAACGTAAAGCTGGATATTTTCTCTCAATTATTAAGCTCTGTTCCTGAAAACAACAATAGATTGTTGCTGTTTGCTGATTCTGCTGGCTGGTACGAAGTCATAGCAGGAAGCCGTGCCAGTTATTCGGAACATACAATTGAAACTGTACTCCAGAAATTAAATGAAGGGAGCTTCGATATAAGGTTGGAAGATAAGCACTATATAGTTTGCTCGCAGCGTGTTATGAGCAGTGCCATACATATCGTGCTTATTGCTGATGAAAGTACTATGAGTACCATTACCCAAGCAAAAGGGTATAGTCATTCGCTGATGTTGTTGGCTCTCCTGTTTGCAGTCTGCATTATCGCTACAATATCAGTAATCAAGCGAATAATCAGAATAAACGCACTCCATAAGTCAACCATGGCAAATCTGCAAAAGGAAAAGTTAGAGCTTTCCTTTGAGAACAAACGCAGACAGATTCTTGTTTACTTTCATGGTAATTCTTCCGAGGAAATCTCCGACAATGATATGGCGGATCTGTGTGGATTGATAGGACATGAGAACAATGCTTCTTTAAGGACTGTGTTGATATTGCTCTCCATTAATTCGTATCACTCAAAAATATCACTTCGCTATGAAAGGGTGAAGGACCGTAATGTTCTGAAATATGACATCTGTAAAACAGCAGAGGAGGTAATGTCCGGTTTTCAGGTGGTTTGTTCTACCTTTGATGATAATGAGAATTGCTTTTTTGTTGTTCAGAAGATGGAAGATCAGTGTGGTCTGATAGAGGCTTTGGCCAATGTAAGCAATTTTATTAAAGAAAAATATAGTGTTACGGCTACCATATTCGTGTCAGCGGACACAGAATTCTCCAAACTCCCATCCTCTTATGCTGAGTTAAGCAAGCATCTTCCTTACAAAACTCTCTATGAACCAGGAAGCATTATCACTTCCGATATGCTGGATGCCAGGGAGATGTTTACGTGCAGCATTCCGGATGTGCTTTCACGACGGCTTTCCCAGAACATCTTACAGCTCAATGTGGCCATGGCAATTTTGGATCTGAAGGAAATATTGGAGATTATTTCCAAGGGTTCTTACAAGAGTTTCCAGCTGAATCTCTTCCAGCTTGTGGTGGATTTGGACGATGTTCTCAGTAAACTCCAGGTCAATAATGGCATTGAGAAGACAATTTATATCGATGTCTTGTTGTATAATCTGACTTCCTTTGAAACGCTCGATTCAATCTATAAGGCATTCGAAGCCGTGATCCTGCAAGCAGAGCAGATTGTTATGCAGAATAAGAATAGCCATCAGGCAAATATAATAACTCAAATGCAGGATATCATCAGAAATAATTACTTTATGAAGGATTTCTCAATTGTCATTGTTTCCGAACAGATTGGTATGAATGCTTCTTATTTGGGAAAATTGTTCAAGCGGAGTACAGGACTGACTTTCATTGAGTTCCTGCATGAGGAAAGGATGGCGGCTGCCTGCAATCTGCTTGAAACAACAGACATGAAAATTGTAGAAATCGTATCAACTGTAGGGTACAGCGATGTTCCTTATTTCTATAAGCTGTTCAAAAAGGTGAATGGCTGTACTCCAATGAGTTATAGGCAGAAGCATTAA
- a CDS encoding valine--tRNA ligase, giving the protein MKAIELEKAYDPKDFEDRIYEAWRRDGLFKPQDVPGKPFTIVMPPPNVTGILHMGHALNNSLPDTIIRYQRMAGRKTLWVPGTDHAGIATQNVVERQLAREGLSRHDLGREKFLERTWQVKKKHHSVIVKQLEKIGCSCDWEHERFTMDEGLSRAVREAFVTLYERGLIYKGKYLINYCPHCGTALADDEVEYKTLEGRLYQVSYPYADGSGSISVATTRPETMFGDVAVAVNPDDERYAAVVGKKLRLPLTDREIPIIADGFVDKEFGTGMVKITPAHDPNDWECGRRHNVEAINILNPDGTLNDEVPPAYRGVQAAGARDMVAHDLEGQGYLLGSTPYVHEVGHCYRCNTIIEPYLSDQWFVRMRGMADKALKAWKDGEVTFYPRRWENTYSSWLENIRDWCISRQLWWGHRIPVWYCEDCGEMIVSRNDVTVCPKCGSSHLRQEEDVLDTWFSSWLWPFSTLGWPEDTPDLKEFFPTQTLITGYDIIFFWVARMIMASLEFTGKVPFKDVYMTGLVRDRQGRKMSKSLGNGIDPLEVVDLYGADAMKFTLAYMAAQGQDVLLDMDSFKMGSRFANKIWNASRFLLMRLEGRTKVTVEEKDLSVMDKWIFAELNHAAGKVRAALEGYRFNEASQTVYDFFWNDFCDWYIEASKHNLESNDPVVQDRAVSLLLDILEESLRLLHPFLPFITQEIYSKLPNARPHLMTAPYPEWSASREYPEARAHVAAMQDLVRRVRGIRAELGIPVDKKVHVTVKPDGGFASTGFLLGQRELLAGFINASELTIDTTGEKDVKGAVPVAGQGFECFLFVREAIDVESEMSRLRADVEKSRKALEGVLKKLGNEQFMTNAKGEAIEKENAKKAEFEEKIAKGEKNLLILGTLA; this is encoded by the coding sequence ATGAAAGCTATCGAGCTGGAAAAGGCTTATGACCCGAAGGACTTCGAGGACAGGATTTATGAAGCATGGAGACGTGACGGACTGTTCAAGCCGCAGGATGTACCGGGCAAGCCGTTCACCATCGTCATGCCGCCTCCCAATGTCACGGGCATACTCCACATGGGTCATGCCCTCAACAACTCCCTGCCGGATACCATCATTCGTTACCAGCGCATGGCCGGTCGCAAGACCCTCTGGGTTCCGGGAACCGACCATGCTGGCATAGCGACCCAGAACGTCGTTGAACGCCAGCTTGCCAGGGAAGGCTTGAGCCGCCATGACTTGGGCAGGGAGAAATTCCTTGAACGGACATGGCAGGTCAAGAAAAAGCATCACTCCGTCATTGTCAAACAATTGGAAAAGATTGGTTGTTCCTGTGATTGGGAGCATGAACGCTTTACCATGGACGAAGGACTTTCCCGTGCCGTGCGCGAAGCATTCGTCACTCTGTATGAAAGAGGATTGATTTACAAAGGCAAGTACCTGATCAACTATTGTCCCCATTGCGGGACGGCTCTTGCTGATGACGAAGTGGAATACAAGACCCTGGAAGGACGGCTTTATCAAGTCAGCTATCCTTATGCGGATGGTTCGGGAAGCATCAGCGTTGCCACGACACGTCCAGAGACGATGTTCGGAGATGTCGCTGTCGCGGTGAACCCAGATGATGAACGATACGCCGCGGTCGTGGGGAAAAAGCTCCGCCTGCCTCTGACCGACCGTGAAATCCCCATCATCGCCGATGGTTTCGTTGACAAGGAATTTGGTACGGGTATGGTAAAGATAACTCCCGCCCATGATCCTAATGACTGGGAATGCGGACGTCGGCACAACGTGGAAGCTATAAACATCCTCAACCCTGACGGAACCCTCAATGATGAAGTTCCGCCAGCGTACCGTGGCGTCCAGGCGGCTGGCGCACGGGATATGGTCGCCCATGATTTGGAAGGACAGGGGTATCTGCTGGGCAGCACGCCGTATGTCCACGAGGTAGGACATTGCTACCGCTGTAACACCATCATAGAACCATACCTTTCAGACCAATGGTTCGTCAGGATGCGGGGCATGGCGGACAAGGCTTTGAAGGCATGGAAGGACGGCGAGGTCACCTTCTATCCCCGTCGTTGGGAGAACACCTACAGCAGCTGGCTTGAGAATATCAGGGACTGGTGCATCAGTCGTCAGCTCTGGTGGGGACACCGCATTCCTGTCTGGTACTGTGAAGACTGTGGCGAAATGATTGTTTCCCGGAACGATGTCACGGTCTGTCCGAAATGCGGCAGCTCTCACCTGCGTCAGGAAGAAGATGTCCTGGATACGTGGTTCTCCTCATGGCTGTGGCCGTTCAGCACGCTGGGCTGGCCGGAGGATACTCCCGACCTGAAGGAATTCTTCCCGACCCAGACTCTGATCACCGGATACGACATCATTTTCTTCTGGGTGGCCCGCATGATCATGGCGTCCCTTGAGTTCACCGGAAAGGTGCCTTTCAAGGATGTGTACATGACCGGTCTTGTGAGGGATCGACAGGGCAGGAAGATGTCGAAGTCCTTGGGCAATGGAATCGATCCTCTTGAAGTGGTTGACCTCTATGGAGCCGACGCCATGAAGTTCACGCTTGCTTACATGGCCGCGCAAGGCCAGGACGTGCTTCTTGACATGGATTCGTTCAAGATGGGATCCCGTTTCGCCAACAAGATATGGAACGCTTCACGTTTCCTGCTGATGCGGCTTGAAGGACGCACCAAGGTCACTGTCGAGGAAAAAGACTTGTCGGTCATGGATAAATGGATTTTTGCTGAATTGAACCATGCGGCAGGGAAGGTGAGGGCTGCTCTGGAAGGATACCGTTTCAATGAGGCAAGCCAGACGGTCTATGATTTCTTCTGGAATGATTTCTGTGACTGGTACATCGAGGCGTCGAAGCACAACCTTGAGAGCAATGACCCTGTGGTACAGGACAGGGCTGTCTCCCTATTGCTCGACATCCTTGAGGAATCGCTGCGGCTGCTGCATCCGTTCCTTCCGTTCATCACACAAGAAATATACAGCAAACTTCCCAATGCCCGTCCTCATCTGATGACTGCGCCTTATCCGGAATGGAGTGCTTCACGGGAGTATCCGGAAGCCAGGGCCCATGTCGCCGCAATGCAGGACTTGGTTCGTAGGGTGCGTGGCATCAGGGCGGAGCTGGGCATCCCCGTCGATAAAAAGGTACATGTTACGGTGAAACCTGATGGAGGCTTTGCATCGACCGGATTTCTTCTGGGGCAGAGGGAGCTTCTTGCCGGCTTCATCAATGCCAGCGAGCTGACCATTGATACTACCGGTGAGAAGGATGTGAAAGGAGCTGTGCCCGTCGCCGGACAGGGTTTTGAGTGCTTCCTCTTTGTCCGCGAGGCAATAGACGTGGAAAGTGAGATGAGTCGTCTCCGTGCGGACGTGGAGAAAAGCCGGAAAGCATTGGAAGGCGTCCTGAAAAAGCTGGGAAACGAACAGTTCATGACAAACGCCAAGGGTGAAGCCATAGAGAAGGAAAATGCCAAGAAAGCAGAGTTTGAAGAAAAGATTGCCAAGGGTGAGAAAAACCTGCTGATTTTAGGAACCTTAGCCTGA
- a CDS encoding peptidase U32 family protein, with protein sequence MKERMEPDCRESTRMELLSPAGTFEKLQAACAYGADAAYMGLTSFSMRAGAGNFDEHVREELHAWKKSLAGQGKKLYCTLNTVLHESRLDEMKAVISSLGDWPFDAYIVSDLGVASLLKERYPDCSLHLSTQASCLNSVALRVYRNMGFSRIVLGREATLADIKMMKDAVPAMELEVFIHGAMCMAYSGRCLLSSFMAGRSANEGACSHTCRWNYRLALEEKERPGVYYPIEEYEDYTTILSSKDLNMIDHLKDLQESGVTSLKIEGRMKSVYYTAVVTRAYRKALDALYGLGDSKDWQAYKEDLERVSHRAYTTGFFFDSGPVEDARAAKKHAQGHAKDTLQQFEAGSGYIRAYTFLGTVKDEVAPNIWSLDIKNKISTDWKIEYIGPHVPFIEDDDFTLLDENKEATSSVSHGHAGYLYSNRPIESGFMIRTLMDDESAPITGTQA encoded by the coding sequence ATGAAGGAACGTATGGAACCAGATTGCAGGGAATCGACCCGTATGGAGCTTCTTTCTCCTGCGGGGACTTTTGAAAAGCTACAGGCTGCATGCGCCTATGGAGCTGATGCGGCCTACATGGGATTGACCAGCTTCTCCATGCGTGCAGGTGCCGGGAACTTTGACGAACATGTCAGGGAAGAACTTCACGCATGGAAGAAAAGTCTGGCAGGACAGGGAAAGAAACTTTATTGCACGTTGAATACTGTCCTGCATGAAAGCCGGCTGGATGAAATGAAAGCAGTGATTTCCTCCTTGGGAGACTGGCCTTTCGATGCCTACATTGTCTCTGATCTGGGTGTCGCTTCCCTTCTGAAGGAACGGTATCCTGATTGCTCCCTTCATCTCTCCACACAAGCAAGCTGCCTGAACAGCGTTGCGTTGCGCGTTTACAGAAACATGGGCTTCTCCCGCATTGTCCTGGGACGGGAAGCAACGCTTGCTGACATCAAGATGATGAAGGACGCAGTCCCCGCCATGGAGCTTGAAGTCTTTATCCATGGGGCTATGTGCATGGCCTATTCAGGCCGATGTCTTCTTTCTTCTTTCATGGCAGGACGCAGCGCAAATGAAGGCGCCTGTTCCCATACTTGTCGCTGGAACTATCGTCTGGCACTTGAAGAAAAAGAACGACCGGGTGTCTACTACCCTATTGAGGAATACGAGGACTATACCACAATCCTTTCTTCAAAGGATCTCAATATGATTGACCATCTGAAGGACCTCCAGGAAAGCGGCGTCACATCGCTGAAAATTGAAGGAAGGATGAAATCAGTATATTATACCGCCGTAGTGACCCGTGCATATCGCAAGGCACTGGATGCCTTGTACGGTCTGGGAGATTCTAAAGACTGGCAGGCATATAAGGAAGACTTGGAAAGGGTCAGTCATCGCGCTTATACCACAGGCTTCTTCTTTGATAGCGGACCGGTGGAAGATGCCAGGGCAGCAAAGAAACATGCACAGGGACACGCAAAGGACACTCTCCAGCAGTTCGAGGCAGGTTCCGGCTATATCCGCGCTTATACATTCCTCGGCACGGTCAAGGATGAAGTTGCGCCAAACATCTGGTCACTGGACATCAAGAACAAAATTTCCACGGATTGGAAGATTGAGTACATAGGGCCTCATGTCCCCTTCATTGAGGATGATGATTTCACTCTTTTGGATGAAAACAAAGAGGCCACAAGCAGCGTGAGCCATGGTCATGCAGGATATCTCTATTCAAACCGTCCTATAGAATCTGGTTTCATGATTCGGACACTCATGGATGATGAATCGGCTCCAATCACCGGAACTCAGGCATAA
- the lon gene encoding endopeptidase La, giving the protein MSDKELLPIEQMLPNNLFILPLTGNPVFPGLFTPLVISDANDVAIVNQAVNHGGNLGLLLVKSPEEDEYSPANLHTVGTVVKIIKKIKLPDGGINIFVSTLKRFVVKQFYPSGSYLVAEVEYQDDIEDKPEELRAWTRQLITEMKDLSRNNQLFSEEMRLNMVNIDHPGKLADFLTSILNIDRILQQNILETLNVRERIEKVLLVIKKEQKIAAMQQKIQNRVNQKIEKNQREYFLREELKNIQMELGITTDPRMEALRKIREKIAKLKMSPEIKESVESEFDRLQSLDSNSPDYAITRTYLEIIADLPWNEPKPDNISIENARKILEKDHYGMKDVKERILEYLAVRKLKNDPKGSIICLVGPPGVGKTSVAYSIARALKKKFFRFSVGGMRDEAEIKGHRRTYIGAMPGKIIQGLKQVKTRNPLFLIDEIDKMGVSFQGDPASALLEVLDPEQNTSFRDNYLDLPFDLSDILFVVTCNTLDTIPRPLLDRMEVIPLSGYTSEEKLAIGKKYLVPKSLKKHGLTQKDVKFPSSILRAIADEYAREAGVRNYEKQLDKINRKVAFELVSNPDWERTRVRHEDAQSTPERSEGVSQTSGDEEQSVQQENSQREPVLSENTSRTSDSIIQPITIDRQKLIEYLGQPIFREDELIAADRPGTSVGLAWTSMGGDTLLIESQNLPGKGELKLTGQLGSVMQESANIAYSWLKASSLRHGIDPSWYEKNSIHLHLPEGATPKDGPSAGITMTVALYSLVTGQVMAPHMAMTGELTLKGNVMPIGGLKEKILAARRNKIQTILFPKQNQRDLDKLDANIKTGITFHPVSDMEEVLALAFPHDKMPHLTEMEIKARIEGSEKKRAEEADKNSLKMSIAIAKAVTEALGRS; this is encoded by the coding sequence ATGTCTGACAAGGAACTGCTTCCGATAGAGCAGATGCTTCCGAATAATCTGTTCATCCTTCCCTTGACCGGAAACCCCGTGTTTCCCGGTCTTTTCACGCCACTTGTCATCTCCGATGCCAATGACGTGGCCATTGTGAACCAGGCCGTCAATCACGGCGGCAATCTTGGCCTGCTGCTGGTCAAGTCGCCCGAAGAAGACGAATACAGCCCGGCCAATCTCCATACGGTCGGCACGGTGGTCAAAATTATCAAGAAGATCAAGCTGCCAGACGGAGGCATCAACATCTTCGTATCGACCCTCAAGCGCTTTGTCGTAAAACAGTTCTACCCTAGCGGCTCATACTTGGTCGCTGAAGTCGAATACCAGGATGACATTGAGGACAAGCCGGAAGAACTGCGGGCATGGACTCGTCAGTTAATCACTGAAATGAAGGATTTGTCCCGCAACAACCAGCTTTTCAGCGAGGAAATGCGTCTGAACATGGTCAACATTGACCACCCCGGAAAACTGGCTGATTTCCTGACCAGCATCCTCAACATAGACAGGATACTGCAACAGAATATTCTTGAGACCTTGAATGTCCGTGAACGCATCGAGAAAGTCCTGCTCGTCATCAAGAAAGAACAGAAGATTGCGGCGATGCAGCAAAAGATACAGAACCGCGTCAACCAAAAGATAGAGAAGAACCAGCGTGAGTATTTCCTGCGGGAGGAATTGAAGAACATCCAGATGGAGTTGGGTATCACCACCGATCCCCGGATGGAAGCTCTCCGCAAGATACGAGAGAAAATAGCAAAGCTAAAGATGTCTCCCGAAATCAAGGAAAGCGTTGAAAGTGAGTTCGATCGCTTGCAGAGCCTGGATAGCAACAGTCCGGACTATGCCATCACCCGCACATACCTGGAAATCATCGCCGACCTGCCATGGAACGAGCCTAAACCGGATAACATCTCCATTGAGAATGCGCGTAAAATATTGGAAAAAGACCATTACGGAATGAAGGATGTGAAGGAACGCATCCTGGAATATCTTGCCGTCCGCAAGTTGAAGAATGATCCAAAAGGCTCAATCATCTGTCTGGTCGGACCTCCGGGAGTTGGTAAAACTTCGGTAGCCTATTCCATTGCCCGTGCCTTGAAGAAAAAATTCTTCCGCTTCTCCGTCGGCGGCATGCGTGACGAGGCCGAAATCAAAGGTCATCGCCGCACCTACATCGGAGCCATGCCCGGCAAAATCATCCAGGGGCTGAAACAGGTCAAGACACGCAATCCCCTCTTTCTCATTGACGAGATAGACAAGATGGGAGTGTCGTTCCAGGGAGACCCCGCGTCTGCGCTGCTCGAAGTCCTTGACCCTGAGCAGAACACTAGTTTCAGGGATAATTACCTCGACCTTCCCTTTGACCTCTCGGATATCCTCTTTGTGGTAACATGCAATACGCTGGACACCATACCACGTCCCTTGCTCGACCGCATGGAAGTCATTCCTCTTTCCGGCTATACGTCGGAGGAAAAACTTGCCATTGGCAAAAAATACCTGGTGCCGAAAAGCCTCAAGAAGCACGGTTTGACACAGAAGGACGTCAAGTTCCCTTCCTCCATCCTCCGTGCCATTGCCGATGAATACGCCAGGGAAGCCGGCGTCCGCAACTATGAAAAGCAACTGGACAAAATCAATCGGAAAGTCGCTTTCGAGTTGGTTTCCAATCCTGATTGGGAGCGTACTCGCGTACGACACGAGGATGCGCAAAGCACACCGGAGAGGAGTGAAGGCGTAAGCCAAACCTCCGGTGATGAGGAACAAAGCGTCCAACAGGAAAATTCGCAAAGAGAACCAGTTTTGAGTGAAAATACAAGCCGAACCTCCGATTCAATCATCCAGCCCATCACCATTGACCGGCAGAAGCTGATTGAGTATCTCGGCCAGCCGATTTTCAGGGAAGACGAGCTAATCGCTGCCGACAGACCCGGAACATCGGTCGGTCTGGCGTGGACCAGCATGGGTGGAGATACCCTGCTGATTGAATCCCAGAATCTGCCGGGCAAGGGGGAATTGAAGCTGACCGGTCAACTCGGCTCGGTAATGCAGGAGTCGGCGAACATTGCTTATTCCTGGCTTAAGGCGTCAAGTCTCCGCCATGGAATTGACCCGTCATGGTATGAGAAGAACAGCATCCATCTTCATCTTCCCGAAGGTGCTACGCCGAAGGACGGTCCATCAGCCGGCATCACCATGACCGTCGCCCTGTATTCACTTGTCACTGGTCAAGTCATGGCTCCTCACATGGCCATGACAGGTGAGCTGACCTTGAAGGGCAATGTCATGCCCATTGGCGGTCTCAAGGAGAAGATTCTTGCTGCGCGGCGTAACAAGATACAAACAATCCTGTTCCCCAAGCAAAACCAGCGGGATCTAGACAAGCTCGACGCCAACATCAAGACCGGCATTACCTTCCATCCGGTTTCCGACATGGAAGAAGTCCTGGCATTGGCGTTCCCTCATGACAAGATGCCTCATCTGACCGAAATGGAAATCAAGGCCAGAATCGAGGGATCAGAAAAGAAAAGAGCCGAGGAGGCTGATAAAAACAGCTTAAAGATGAGCATTGCCATAGCAAAAGCGGTCACGGAAGCTCTGGGGCGGTCATGA